One Candidatus Zixiibacteriota bacterium genomic window, TTGATAATGCGCAAGCAGCTCAATAAATAACAATGAGTAAACCCGGGTCGTAGCCATCGTCTCGGCCGACCGCTGAGACTTCATAAGGAGCAGGGAATGGTTCACGTCATGGCGACCTTCATAGTCAAACCGAATAAACTGGCAGAAGTCAGGGAAGCGATTGGCCGGTTTATCGATGCAGTAAGAGATAACGAACCTGATTGTTTGCTTTATGAGTCGTTTCAGGGAGAGGATGACAATTCCTTCGTCCACCTGATGTCTTTCGAAGATGAAGCCGCCGAAGCCCGGCATAATCAGACACTCCATACCCGGCAGTTTCACGAATTACTCGAAGCCGTGTGCAATCAGGGCCCTATCTTCGCCCACTTGAAACTGCTCCGCACCACGGAGCGCTGAACCTGTAACCGACCCGGCCAAAGTGCTTGACAAAACAGTCCGGCATCAGTAGTTTGCATATAACGGATCTACGTTTTCAGTCATGCAACATGGAGAGGCTTTTTAGCTATTGTCCTATAGCTTGGTGTGACAATCATGATCGGAACCTTACGTTGTCGGCGTGACGGTTCGGATAATTAGCAAAATCTCGCTGTCTGTCGTCGCAGGGACGCCCGCAGCCGGGATTGTCGCATGATGCTATTCTCCATCGTACGACATCATCGTATCGGTATCACGTCAAACCCAATTGTCCTTGAAGTTGAGACCTGTCATCAGGGTATAACGACGCACCGCAGAATATGCGAAGGGCAAACGCATATTGATGCGATGTCGTTCCCTTCATTAATGACAGGCTCACATGTTCGGGTGTCTTAGGCAGAGCT contains:
- a CDS encoding antibiotic biosynthesis monooxygenase produces the protein MVHVMATFIVKPNKLAEVREAIGRFIDAVRDNEPDCLLYESFQGEDDNSFVHLMSFEDEAAEARHNQTLHTRQFHELLEAVCNQGPIFAHLKLLRTTER